cccagccgagcccAGGTAGGAccgggggggtccgggggggggtccccaaccCCGcgggcccccccccaccccgggctgcaccccccaccccgggctgcaccccccacccccctccaccTGCGGATGCCGCCCAgccgggggcggggaggggaggccgGGGACCCCCTAAACGACCCCCCCAGCAGCGgggatcccccccccccatcttcCCCATCCCGCggtgcgccccccccccccccccaggctcatcctccccccccccggagCTGCTGGAGCGCGGGGAGCCCCCCCTCCCTGTAGAGAATTCACCAccatttttggggggaaaaatgaTGGGTTTGGTGGCCGTAATGGTgggagcgcggcggggggggggggggcgggggggggggcggcggggggggggcgggggtcgcTCCCGTCGCACCCCCTGATCCCGCCGAACGGGCGATAAAACCCCCCGCCGAGTTCTCAGCCGCGGAAACAGGTGgtttgggcggggggggggcgccccAAATCtgccccaaatccccccaaacctcccctttTCGGGCTCCGCCGCCCGCCTCCGCTCCCCGCGGTCGGtttatgggggggggggcgcgggggggggcgaATCCGCCTGAGAAAAGGATTTAACGTGTcataaaggcttttttttggttgttgttggggggggggggggttttgCCCCCGATCCCGGCGTTTGAGCGCTTTGGATGCTAAAAAATGACCAttaaacccccccccccccccaaaataatcCCCCAGAGGTGGGGTGCGTTGGGGTACGTTCGCAtcccacccccccgccacccccccctccccgtgcccgacccccccaccccccccccatgggGCCGGGGGTCTGGGGTGGGGGCGCAAAGGTGGGAGTTTTGGGgccaaggggggggggggggggcgagcgGCTGCGACGCCCCTTCGCGGCCCCGATTCCCCGGGATTTGGGGTCCTGTTGgtcagtgggggggggggggcggggtgggggggggtcccccctTATTTTGGGGGACGCGCTTGGATTATTCTGGAAGGGAACCGGCAGCTCCGGCCCAACGGGGGGatccccagggatggggggggggggggggatcccCCAACTCGCTCCATCCGCCCCCCTACGGCCGCTCGGCCAAGAGCagccgctcccccccccccccttcatcctcctcttcctcgaCGCCTtcgcagccccccccccccccagcagggaTGTTTTGCCCCCCCCCGGCTCGCGTTTTAGCTGGcagcggtggggggggggcgcgggggggttTCGGccgtcggggggggggggtccgcGGCCGCTCGCCCAACTTTTCCGTGGCGCTCCCCAAAACCGGGGGTTTTAAACCCAAACCCAAGGCGCGGGCGCCGCCGGCGAAGGCTGGGCCGAGAgggggagttggggggggggggtgtggggtgggggtgtgtgtgggggggggggtcaccccGTGAAACGAGGGGGGGGCGCTCGGGGTGCCGGAGGAGCCTCATTTTGGGTGGAAATCCTTCGGGAACGGGCAAGGGCACCCGCTGGGCCGCGGGAGGTCGGGGCTGGGCCGGGGCTGGGCGACGGAGCCCAGGAGGGTCCCGGTGACCCCGCGGGACCCCGGGGACCCCCGGAGACCCCCGGAGACccccggcgggcggggggtgAAGCCCCCCCCGAGCGTCGCGCTGTCGCGTTGCCCACGGAATAAACCCCGCGGACGGTTTAATCGCGGCTTCACCCAGACGCTGCTAATGAGGCTGTTAAATTAATTACGGCGGCGTTTGCGTCGGGGAGGAGGCGCGGGTTGGGGGCGGCCACGCGCCCCACGGCGCCCCACGGCGCCCCACGGCGACGCCGGGTCCGGGCCCCGCAGAGGCGGCGATGCCGACGGGCCGGGACCCGTCCTGGGGCTGCAGCGGGGTtggggatgtggggctggggatgtggggtCATGCGATGGGGCGGCGCAGTGGGGCCGTGCAGTGGGGCGGCGCAGTGGGGCTGTGTGATGGGGCCATGCGGCAAGGCCATGCAATGGGGCCATGCAGTGAGGCGGCGCAGCGGGGCGGCACAGTGGGGCAGCGCATTTGGGCAGTGCAATGGGGCCATGCAGTGGGGCGGCGCAGCGGGGCGGCACAGCGGGGCCGTGCAGTGGGGCTGTGCAGTGGGGCAGCGCACTCGGGCAGCGCACTCGGGCAGTGCCGTGGGGCAGCACATTCGGGCAGTGCAATGGGGCCATGCAGTGGGGTCGTGCAATGGGGCAGTGCAATGGGGCCATGCAGTGGGGTCATGCAATGGGGCAGCGCAGTGGGGTCATGCAATGGGGCAGCACAGTGGGGTGGCACAGTGGGGCAGCGCACTCGGGCAGTGCAATGGGGTCATGCAGTGGGGCAGCACAGTGGGGTAGTGCAGTGGGGCCATGCAATGGGGCCGTGCAGTGGGGCAGTGCCATGGGGCAGTGCATTTGGGCAGTGCAATGGGGCCGTGCAGTGGGGCGGCGCAGCAGGGCGGCACAGCGGGGCCGTGCAGTGGGGCTGTGCAGTGGGGCAGCGCACTCGGGCAGCGCACTCGGGCAGTGCCGTGGGGCAGCACATTCGGGCAGTGCAATGGGGCCATGCAGTGGGGTCGTGCAATGGGGCAGTGCAATGGGGCCATGCAGTGGGGTCATGCAATGGGGCAGCGCAGTGGGGTCATGCAATGGGGCAGCACAGTGGGGTGGCACAGTGGGGCAGCGCACTCGGGCAGTGCAATGGGGTCATGCAGTGGGGCAGCACAGTGGGGTAGTGCAGTGGGGCCATGCAATGGGGCCGTGCAGTGGGGCAGTGCCATGGGGCAGTGCATTTGGGCAGTGCAATGGGGCCGTGCAGTGGGGCAGAGCAATGGGGCCGTGCAGTGGGGCCATGCAATGGGGCTGTGCAGTGGGGCGGTGCAGTGGGGCGGCACAGTGGGGCATCGCACTTGGGCAGTGCAATGGGGTCATGCAGTGGGGCAGCACAGTGGGGTAGTGCAGTGGGGCCGTGCAATGGGGTCACGCAGTGGAGCAGCGCAGTGGGACGCACAGTGAGGCCATGCAGTGGGGCGGCACAGTGGGGCAGCGCCGTGGGGCAGCACACCACGCCTGgcccagccccactgctgcaCGCCTGCACCCACCCAGCACCGCCGGCCCGGGGGGAGCTGGTGCCCCACGgccgcgtggggcggggggggggtctgcGGCCCCTGGGGTCTCGCgctgccccccacacccctcgCCGCCCCCCAAGCCGTGGGGCCCAGcgacccccgccgccccccaagCCAcggggcccggccgccccacgggcTCCGTCCCTGGCGCGCGGCCGCGGTTCCCcgtggggcagagggcagcggCGCCGTGGGGCCGGCGGGGGGTCCGAGGGGGGGCTGCGCCAGCCCCGACCCCCCCCGGCGCTTTCGGGGTCCCCCTTCCCGCCCCACAACCCTTTTTATAGCCGCTCCATCCCCCGTTGCCATGGGAACAACGCGGTTGCCAGGGCGGAGCCTGGGAGCGCCCAcgcaccccccaaacccccagcGCTGCGGGCGGCCGTCGCAGCCCCACGGCGCGGCATCGCCCCATAGCTGtgatccccagccccacggcgcggCATCGCCCCATAGCTGtgatccccagccccacggcgcggCATCGCCCCACGGCCGtgttccccagccccacggcgtGGCATCGCCCCACGGCCGtgttccccagccccacggcgcggCATCGCCCCATGGCGCGGCGTCACCCCATAGCTGtgatccccagccccacggcgcggCATCGCCCCATGGCCgtcatccccagccccacggcgcggCATCGCCCCATAGCTGtgatccccagccccacggcgcggCATCGCCCCATGGCCGtgatccccagccccacggcgcggCATCACCCCACGGCCGtgttccccagccccacggcgcggCATCGCCCCATAGCTGtgatccccagccccacggctgaGCATCGCCCCACGGCCGtgttccccagccccacggctgaGCATCGCCCTACAGCCGtgttccccagccccacggcgcggCATCGCCCCATGGCCGtgatccccagccccacggcgcggCATCACCCCACGGCCGtgttccccagccccacggcgcggCATCGCCCCATAGCTGtgatccccagccccacggctgaGCATCGCCCCACGGCCGtgttccccagccccacggcgtGGCATCGCCCCACGGCCGtgttccccagccccacggcgcggCATCGCCCCATGGCGCGGCGTCACCCCATAGCTGtgatccccagccccacggcgcggCATCGCCCCATAGCTGtgatccccagccccacggcgcggCATTGCCCCATGGCCgtcatccccagccccacggcgcggCATCGCCCCATAGCTGtgatccccagccccacggcgcggCATCGCCCCATGGCCGtgatccccagccccacggcgcggCATCACCCCACGGCCGtgttccccagccccacggcgcggCATCGCCCCATAGCTGtgatccccagccccacggctgaGCATCGCCCCACGGCCGTgttccccagccccatggctgagCATCGCCCCACGGCCGTGTTCCCCGgccccacagccccatcccagccccacggcTGAGCATCGCCCCACGGCCGtgttccccagccccacggcgtGGCATCGCCCCATAGCTGtgatccccagccccacggtgCGGCATCGCCCCATAGCTGtgatccccagccccacggcgtGGCATCACCCCACGGCGCGGCATCGCCCCATAGCTGtgatccccagccccacggcgcggCATTGCCCCATAGCTGtgatccccagccccacggcgtGGCATCACCCCACGGCGCGGCATCGCCCCATAGCTGtgatccccagccccacggcgtGGCATCACCCCACGGCGCGGCATTGCCCCACGGCCgtcatccccagccccacggcgcggCATCACCCCATGGCGCGGCATCGCCCCATAGCTGtgatccccagccccacggctgaGCATCGTCCCACGGCCGtgttccccagccccacggcgcggCATCGCCCCATAGCTGtgatccccagccccacggcgcggCATCGCCCCACGGCCGtgttccccagccccacagccccatcccagccccacggcTGAGCATCGCCCCACGGCCGtgttccccagccccacggcgtGGCATCGCCCCATAGCTGtgatccccagccccacggcgcggCATCGCCCCATAGCTGTGATCCCCAGCCCAACGGCGTGGCATCACCCCACGGCGCGGCATCGCCCCATAGCtgtgacccccagccccagggcgtGGCATTGCCCCACGGCCgtcatccccagccccacggcgcggCATCACCCCATGGCGCGGCATCGCCCCATAGCTGtgatccccagccccacggcgcggCATCGCCCCACGGCCgtcatccccagccccacggcacaGCATCACCCCACGGCGCGGCATCGCCCCATAGCTGtgatccccagccccacggctgaGCATCGCCCCACGGCCGtgttccccagccccacggctgaGCACCGCCCCACGGCCGtgttccccagccccacggcacgGCATCGCCCCATAGCTGtgatccccagccccacggctgaGCATCGCCCCACGGCCGtgttccccagccccacggcgcgACATCGCCCCATAGCTGTgatccccagccccatggcgcGGCATCGCCCCATAGCTGtgatccccagccccacggcgtGGCATCACCCCACGGCGCGGCATCGCCCCATAGATGtgatccccagccccacggcgtGGCATCGCCCCACGGCGCGGCATCGCCCCATAGCTGtgatccccagccccacagcgcGGCATCGCCCCACGGCCgacatccccagccccacggcgcggCATCACCCCACGGCGCGGCATCGCCCCATAGCCAtgatccccagccccacggcgcggCATCGCCCCACGGCGCGGCATCGCCCCACGGCCGTGATCCCCAGCTCCACAGCGCAGCATCGCCCCATAGCCAtgatccccagccccacagcacggCATCGCCCCACGGCCgtcatccccagccccacggcgcggCATCACCCCACGGCGCGGCATCGCCCCACGGCCgtcatccccagccccacggcacgGCATCGCCCCACGGCACGGCATCGCCCCATGGCCGtgatccccagccccacagcgcGGCATCGCCCCACGGCCgtcatccccagccccacggcgcggCATCGCCCCACGGCCGtgatccccagccccacggtgCGGCATCATCCCACGGCCgtcatccccagccccacggcgcggCATCGCCCCATGGCCgtcatccccagccccacggcgcggCATCGCCCCACGGCCgtcatccccagccccacggcgcggCATCGCCCCACGGCCGTtatccccagccccacggcacgGCATCACCCCACGGCCgtcatccccagccccacggcgcggCATCGCCCCACGGCGTGGCATCGCGCCACGGCCGtgatccccagccccacagcgcGGCATCATCCTACGGCCTGGCATCGCCCCACAGCCGtgatccccagccccacggcgcggCATCGCCCCACAGCCGtgatccccagccccacagctgagcATCACCCCACGGCCGtgttccccagccccacggccccatcccagccccacggcTGAGCATCACCCCACGGCCGtgttccccagccccacagccccatcccagccccatggctgagCATCGCCCCACGGCCGtgttccccagccccacggccccatcccagccccacggccgAGCATCGCCCCACAGCTGtgttccccagccccacggccccatcccagccccacggcTGAGCATCGCCCCACAGCTGtgttccccagccccacagctgagcATCGCCCCACAGCCGAGCATCGCCCCACAGCCGTGttcccctgccccacggccccatcccagccccatggctgagCATCGCCCCACGGCCGTGTtgcccagccccacggccccatcccagccccactgccgtgttccccagccccacggccccaTCCCAGCCCAACGGCTGAGCATCGCCCCACAGCCGtgttccccagccccacagctgagcATCACCCCACAGCCGtgttccccagccccacggccccatcccagccccacggcgcggCATCGCCCCACGGCCgtcatccccagccccacggcgcggCATCGCCCCACGGTGCGGCATTGCCCCACGGCCGTGATCCCCAGCTCCACAGCGCAGCATCGCCCCATAGCCAtgatccccagccccacggcgtGGCATCGCCCCACGGcgcggcatccccagccccacggcgcggCATTGCCCATTGGCCGtgttccccagccccacggcgcaGCATCGCCCCACGGCCGtgatccccagccccacggcgcggCATCGCCCCACGGCTGtgttccccagccccacggccccaTCCCAGCTCCATGGCTGAGCATTGTCCCACGGCCGtgttccccagccccacagccccatcccagccccacggccgAGCATCGCCCCACGGCCGtgttccccagccccacggccccatcccagccccacggcTGAGCATCGCCCCACGCCCGtgttccccagccccacggccccatcccagccccacggccgtgttccccagccccacggctgaGCATCGCCCCACAGCCGTtttccccagccccatggccccatcccagccccacggccgtgttccccagccccacggctgaGCATCGCCCCACAGCTGttttccccagccccacggccccatcccagccccacggccgtgttccccagccccacggccgaGCATCGCCCCACAGCCGtgatccccagccccacggccccatcccagccccacggccgtgttccccagccccacggccgaGCATCGCCCCACAGCCGtgatccccagccccacggccccatcccagccccacggccgtgttccccagccccacggccgaGCATCGCCCCACAGCCGtgatccccagccccacggccccatcccagccccacggcTGAGCATCACCCCACAGCCGtgatccccagccccacggccccatcccagccccacggccgtgttccccagccccacggctgaGCATCGCCCCACAGCTGttttccccagccccacggccccatcccagccccacggccgtgttccccagccccacggccgaGCATCGCCCCACAGCCGtgatccccagccccacggccccatcccagccccacggccgtgttccccagccccacggccgaGCATCGCCCCACAGCCGtgatccccagccccacggccccatcccagccccacggcTGAGCATCACCCCACAGCCGtgatccccagccccacagccccatcccagccccatggctgagCATCGCCCCACGGCCGCGCTCCCCATagggtgctgctgcagaggtgtGGCCGAGGGCCGACCGATggcgccagcccccccccgccccccagccgccccccagcccccggcgcGGCGCTGAGCCCGCTCTCGCCCGCAGGTGGGAGCCCCCGCGatggcggcgcggcgggcggcgctggTGGCCGCGCTGCTGCTGGCCGAGCCCTGCGCCCCGGAGGCGGCGGCCGAGGCCAACGGGACGTGCCAAGGCTCCACCCGGTGCCAGCCCGGCGTCCTGCTGCCCGTCTGGCAGCCCGACAACCCCTCCTTCGGCGACAAGGCCGCCCGCGCCATCGTCTACTTCGTGGCCATGATGTACATGTTCCTGGGCGTCTCCATCATCGCCGACCGCTTCATGGCCTCCATCGAGGTCATCACCTCCAAGGAGAAGGAGATCACCATCACCAAGGCCAACGGGGAGACCAGCATCGGCACCGTCCGCATCTGGAACGAGACGGTCTCCAACCTGACGCTGATGGCGCTGGGCTCGTCGGCCCCCGAGATCCTCCTCTCCGTCATCGAGGTGTGCGGCCACAACTTCCAGGCGGGCGAGCTGGGGCCCGGCACCATCGTGGGCAGCGCGGCCTTCAACATGTTCGTGGTCATCGCCGTGTGCGTCTACGTCATCCCCAGCGGCGAGAGCCGCAAGATCAAGCACCTGCGGGTCTTCTTCGTCACGGCCTCCTGGAGCATCTTCGCCTACATCTGGCTCTACCTGATCCTGGCCGTCATCTCGCCCGGCGTGGTGCAGGTGTGGGAGGCCCTCCTCACCCTCGTCTTCTTCCCCGTCTGCGTGGTCTTCGCCTGGGCCGCCGACAAGCGCCTCCTCTTCTACAAGTACGTCTACAAGCGCTACCGCGCCGACCCCCGCAGCGGCATCATCATCGGCACCGAGGGCGAGCTCCCCAAGGGCATCGAGGTGGACGGCGGCTTCCCGCTGCCCGAGCGCCGCGAGGCCGAaggcccgccgccgcccccgccgccgccgccggaggAGAAGGAGCTGGACGAGAGCCGCCGGGAGGTCATCCAGATCTTGAAGGACCTGAAGCAGAAGCACCCGGagaaggagctggagcagctggtggACATGGCCAACTACTACGCGCTGCTCCACCAGCAGAAGAGCCGCGCCTTCTACCGCATCCAGGCCACGCGCATGATGACGGGCGCCGGCAACGTCCTCAAGAAGCACGCGGCCGAGGTCTCCAAGAGGTCCTCGGCGCTGCTGGAGGTGCCCTCGGAGGCCGAGGAGGAGGCGTGCGGCCGCATCTTCTTCGAGCCCTGCCTCTACCACTGCCTGGAGAACTGCGGCTCGGTGACGCTCTCGGTGGCGTGCCGGCAGGGCGCCGAGGCCAACCACACCTTCTACGTGGACTACAAGACGGAGGACGGCTCGGCCAAGGCGGGCTCCGACTACGAGTACAGCGAGGGGACGCTCATCTTCAAGCCGGGCGAGACGCAGAAGGAGCTGAAGATCGGCATCATCGACGACGACATCTTCGAGGAGGACGAGCACTTCTTCGTCCGCCTCCTCAACCTCCGCGTGGGCGACGCCGAGGGCATGTTCGAGGCCGACGAGGCCGAGCACCCCAAGGGGCGGCTGGTGGCGCCGCTGGTGGCCACCGTCACCATCCTGGACGACGACCACGCCGGCATCTTCGCCTTCCGGGAGCGGCTGCTGCGGGTCAGCGAGTGCCAGGGCGCGGTGGAGGTGACGGTGGTGCGGAGCTCGGGCGCCCGCGGCACCGTCCTGCTGCCCTACCGCACCGTGGAGGGGAcggcgcgcggcggcggcgtcGACTACGAGGACGCCTGCGGGGAGCTCGAGTTCCGCGACGACGAGACGGCgtgaggggggctgggggggctggggggggcgggggacgcACAGacgtggggggacacggggagctCGAGTTCCGCGACGACGAGACGGCgtgaggggggctggggggggctggggggtggggggggctcgggggggctgggggggctgggggggcagggggacacacggacatggggggacacggggagctCGAGTTCCGCGACGACGAGATGGCGTgaggggggctcgggggggcggggggcgcttgggggggctggggggggcggggggcgcacggacgtggggggacacggggagctCGAGTTCCGCGACGACGAGACGGCgtgaggggggctggggggggctggggggtggggggggctcggggggggctcgggggggcggggggcgcatggacatgggggggacacacagacgTGGGGGGACGCACGGACGTGGGGGGGCGCATGGACATGGGGGGACGCACGGAcgtggggggacacacagacGTGGGGGGACGCACGGACATGGGGGGACGCATGGACATGGGGGGACGCACAGACGTGGGGGGACGCACGGACATGGGGGGACGCACGGACATGGGGGGACGCACAGACGTGGGGGGACGCACGGACATGGGGGGACGCACAGACGTGGGGGGACGCACGGACGTGGGGGGACGCACGGACATGGGGGGACGCACGGACATGGGGGGACGCACAGACGTGGGGGGACGCACGGACGTGGGGGGACGCACGGACATGGGGGGACGCACAGACGTGGGGGGACGCACGGACATGGGGGGACGCACGGACATGGGGGGACGCACAGACGTGGGGGGACGCACGGACATGGGGGGACGCACGGACGTGGGGGGACGCACGGACATGGGGGGACGCACGGACATGGGGGGACGCACAGACGTGGGGGGACGCacggacatggggggacacacggacatggggggacacggggagctCGAGCTCCGCGACAACGAGACGGCGTgaggggggctcgggggggctggggggggctgggggggtggggggcgcatGGACgtggggggacacacggacatggggggacacacggacgTGGGGGGACGCACGGACACATCAGAGGCAACCGGGCGTAACTGGGCAGGAGCCGGGgtgtggctgtggggaggggccccggggcggggacggacggacggacggacggacggacggaccagggatggggggggagggacggacggacggacggacggaccagggatgggggggggagggacggacggacggacggaccagggatggggggggagggacggacggacggacggacggaccagggatggggggggagggacggacggacggacggacggaccagggatgggggggagggacggacggacggacggacggaccagggatgggggggagggacggacggacggacggaccagggatggggggggagggacggacggacggacggacg
This genomic stretch from Phalacrocorax carbo unplaced genomic scaffold, bPhaCar2.1 SCAFFOLD_457, whole genome shotgun sequence harbors:
- the LOC135311006 gene encoding sodium/calcium exchanger 2-like; the encoded protein is MAARRAALVAALLLAEPCAPEAAAEANGTCQGSTRCQPGVLLPVWQPDNPSFGDKAARAIVYFVAMMYMFLGVSIIADRFMASIEVITSKEKEITITKANGETSIGTVRIWNETVSNLTLMALGSSAPEILLSVIEVCGHNFQAGELGPGTIVGSAAFNMFVVIAVCVYVIPSGESRKIKHLRVFFVTASWSIFAYIWLYLILAVISPGVVQVWEALLTLVFFPVCVVFAWAADKRLLFYKYVYKRYRADPRSGIIIGTEGELPKGIEVDGGFPLPERREAEGPPPPPPPPPEEKELDESRREVIQILKDLKQKHPEKELEQLVDMANYYALLHQQKSRAFYRIQATRMMTGAGNVLKKHAAEVSKRSSALLEVPSEAEEEACGRIFFEPCLYHCLENCGSVTLSVACRQGAEANHTFYVDYKTEDGSAKAGSDYEYSEGTLIFKPGETQKELKIGIIDDDIFEEDEHFFVRLLNLRVGDAEGMFEADEAEHPKGRLVAPLVATVTILDDDHAGIFAFRERLLRVSECQGAVEVTVVRSSGARGTVLLPYRTVEGTARGGGVDYEDACGELEFRDDETA